Genomic DNA from Porites lutea chromosome 4, jaPorLute2.1, whole genome shotgun sequence:
gccagaaaaagggctcTCGAAAAACTAGGTGACCTATTCAGGGTAAATGGGCAATTATTCCATTTTTGAGATGTTCGAAAATATCtagagaggcaggcaagcaagaaattttacaacaaatgttgcgaaaattctaaatctcaaatcgtcttccgaacagatattttccaaaaattgacgttgggtgcctctgactCTTTGAATAATATCGTTTTCGATCCACACAATTCTCCACATCAGttctactcagcctcattcaatacttgctaattattattcattcaaaatatttcagtttCCGCTTTGGCTTTccgattggctaaaatcccacgTATAATTCATCaaaaccagctactgttgaccaaatttggaagaattttacaaaatgtgTGATGATGACGTCAATGGTGCAGCAAAATTaagtttgagttgttttgattgtgaatACAAAATGCCGgaatatttcactcgtttcacgagAAAGAAATAGGCGAACTATTGGCTCAAAActgcaagaacagcaagaagacaattcGACCGACGACATCttctatttggagaatatttgcagaactgAACAACCCTgtatctcctaaacttgccgataaacatgcactattgaagatgaacttaacatcgatggaggtaagcaagttttagcttgttttcaaactaggaattattttgaatgaataataaaacaattattgaattcgtctttcgtatcatctgaagaattatggagatctcggagggtgttatccgcgaAGGCCCCAACACGCTCGCAAATATTcttcagcctcattcaataattaacaattattttttaaaattgaggtgaatagtggctaaatattcctaaagctaCTATTCAcagagattgaaaagaataattgttttagtatatacacacgaagtgatctcaacaaaatcagacaggaaaccattcaaaagtacgaattgccatttttgaaaattctgcaaagatctatttttaaaattacgggtgatttgatctgtcaatcaaattgtactttttagtggtttcctctctgattttgttgagatcacttcgtgtgtatatactaaaacaattattcttttccatctcggtgaatagtggctttgggaatatttacctcgccgctttcgcggctcggcaaatatttagccactattcaccttgatttcaaagaataattgttaaatatactaACGCTTCAgtctaaaaatattaaaatggatCCACTAACTAAATTCCTTCGCCTTATCATTCAAAGTACATAACTTTCTTAATAAAGTAATTAAGTAACATGATAAAGTTGTATACTTTGAATGATAAGGCGAGGGAATTTAGTTAGTGTgtccattttaatatttttagacTGAAGCGTTAGTATATAAGTCATTCTTTCCCCCCTCCCAGcttccccaccccccaaaaccaaaaaaaaaagatacccgCGAAACAGAGAGTCAAGGGGCGGCggatatttagcaattattgaatgaggctgactATCATCTGAAGAATAATGGAGATCTCCGAGGTTGTTGGGGCCttggcggataacaccctccgagatgtCCAtgattcttcagatgatacgaaagacgaattttattattcattcaaaataattcctagtttgaaaacaagctaaaacttgcttacctccatcgatgttaagttcatcttcgatagtgcatgtttatcgCCAGGTTTAGGAGATACAGGGTTGTTcagttctgcaaatattctccaaatagcagtcGTCATCCGTCGAATTATCttcttgctgctcttgctgttTTGAGCCAATAGTTCGCCTATTTCTTCCTCATGAAACGAGTGAAaagttccgccattttgtattcactatcaaaacaaatcaaatttaattttgcTGCACCATTGACCTCATCAGTTTTATTTACTGTGTAGTCCCAAAGCAAGTAATGACCACCACAAGAACAACTGCACCCCTAGCCTCCCCCacacataaaaacaactggGTAATCAAAGTACAACTTCCGGGACATTTTCGTAATCCTATGATGGAAAGCGAAGCTATGTGTATACATATGtcattttataatattttaatatttgtgtATATTATAGCAAACTCCATCTGGCTCAACATATCCTGACGAAGCACAATTTGAACCTCTCTACTATTGGAGTTATACTATTTTCAGGAACAGGTTCTACAACCAAAAGTACTTGAGTTCTGACAGCACTGGCAAGATGACATTGGTGGACATGGCCGAACTAGATTATCCAAATCCGCAAGCTCTGTTCATTCTGAACAAAGTTTAAACGTCACTGAAAAAGTATTGTAGGATAGAACTGCtcaaaattgcttttttgcaCCAGAAAAATAGCTCAGAAGTAAATAAATTGTTAGTTGCTGCTTCCAGACTGTTGATCAAAAAAAGGTTTCAGCGAGCGAATTACGGTTTTAAACGTAAAATGCATCAAAGTGGACGTATAGTTTGATTATCAGGTAACCACTAGCTACAAAAGGCATGAGAAATATCACTAGAAGCACCTTGGCCCAATAACGAATATCGCGAATGTTACGAAAAAGTTTTACCCCGCAGACAGTCCCTGACTTAAGAGCGcgatttcttttaaatttacaaCAGGCCATTGGGATGGAGGCAGGACAACACTGGaagccaaaaagaaaaaacaaacaaacaagcaacaaagaaacaaagacatAAATGAAGCCAGTTTTATTATATTCTCGACTGCATTATTGTTTAAGCATTTGAGTCATAGAAGCCCTGGAGACACAATCGCAGTTCAATCCGGAAAGAACGCACTCAGACAATTAACGAAGTTTTAGCAAAAATGGGTTTCTTATTTACAAATTAGCAATCACACCTTAAGTGAGAATAAATAGTCAGCCCAAAGGAAACCCAGAGCGTTTGTAATTCGGTAGTAAATGTAAGGTTTATGTATGAATAGGAATGCTAAATAAACGTTTAAGTATCGTATTTGTTGTGTCTTGTACTTTTGTTCAAATTCCTTCCCAGGGTCCTTTTTCATCCTGTCTTTCGATGTAGAAAGAGAAAGGGCCCTGGGGATCAGAAACCAGAAGACACAGCATAGTCCGCCTACTCAACTGAAACACTCAGTAAAACAAGGCTGGGTTAAAATTGAAACCACTTTTTCACTTGGTTAGACTTTCACTTGGTGATGTCGGTTCTAAGATAGGGTATAAGTAGGCATAGGGGTTAGGTAAGGGACCCTGCACACTCACTTAAGTCAAACTGAAACTCCGATTATTTGGAGACGAACAAAAATTAGCATTGATACAGTtaactctctctaagatggacgcCTTTCGGACCTGCACTAAGTGTCCACCTTAGAGAGATATCCATCTTATTGAGAGTCAAATagagggagtaaagaaaggcagggaccaactctaggtgtctgttttacagagatGTCGATCTTATTGAGAATCAAATAGAGggggtaaagaaaggcagggaccaactctaggtgtccgttttacagaggtttCCGTCTTGTAAAGGTGTCTGTTGAGGGACAGTCGACTGTGTAAGTCAAACTGAAACTCCAATTACTTGCAGATCTagacaaacaaaaacgatggacACCTTtcggaccggcactaagtgtccgtcttagggAAGCGTCTGACTTATTTCAAACTTACTTCAAGTATCTCGCTCTAAATTGAATCCTCTAGGGTTCGTTTATGTAGAGCATAAAGACTTTGAATAAATACTTGAGCAAAACTGCCAACAAAAGCGGACAGAAAAGCGTGAATTGATGCAACAATTCTCTCTCAGCTCAAAGTTTATTAATCATAGAAATTGTTGACGCTCTGCTAGATATGCCTTAAGACAGTAAATTGTCTTGGAAGTTTTATTTGTACAAGGACACAAGGGaagtttttcaagtttacagaaaaagagagagaataaTACTAAGAAAATAACCGTTGTCTAATCTcttcaagttttttaaaaaatctttgctTTTGTCGTTTTGTAGAGAACAGCAAAGAATACCAAAATGGAAATACGCTTTTAGACGCCTtgttttctattacattttactgtttttgtGCTATCCTATTACATTGTACATAATCGGAATTATTAAGCCGAGCGCGCAGCGCCAGAGACAAATGTCTCCTCCGGATGCGTGCCTGACTAAATAACTCCTTCATTCAGGATATTTTGGTTCCCGCTTAAGAGGCTCAGTAGTTAATTTCACATCTAGCCTGCAGATTATTCCCATAAAAGGTTATAAACTAGATGTTTCTATTTTGGGTGGATTCGCTTTTGTACGCGTGCACTCATGCTGTGAGGTTGGCAATCAAACTTGGGTTATCATGCTTGAGGTTCACTTGCAGTTGTGGCTGTTTGCGTTTGCGAGCGCTGTCTCTCAGAGATCAAGCTAACGAATAATGACTTTTACCATAGCAATTCTAATAGGACTGACAGGGTTTCGTGCCTGTGCAAATGTTTGCTGGAAAACGTTTTCCAATACCGGCCCCCTCCTTACCCAACTGTCAATCCAACACTAAAGATTTATTCCACTGAATTTTAACGCCCAGATTCAAAGCACTACTAATCCCGACCGTTTTTGGATTTATGTAAATGGAAAAGAATCCGTTTTTACCTCTAAGTAAATCCTGATTCTGATTTTCCTGAAGAAATTAAGGCGGTAAAATTCAGTAGtaacaaaacacaaacactTTTGCTATGacagttcttttttattattgttggaAATAAATCTTTAAGTTTGTTCATGTCTCATGGCAGAGCCCGGAGACATATTAAGCCGAACTATATTCAGATGTTCAACGTCGACAAGATAAAGATCTATATCTTGTTTAAAGAAGCGAATATAGCAATAGTAATACGTTTAATTTCGACTACTGAGAATagcagctaaaaataaaagttttgtaACAGGTTGTAATCATGAGGAGAAAACTGTATCTCACAATTCCCTTACTGTATAAGCCGGAAAAGCAACCTAGACTAAAAGATCAAAATGTTTACTCCCGCGTATTCTCTTaatggtctttgcgagcattCGCGAGCATGCCGAGCACTGCGATTTTTTTGCGAGCACAagcagagataaaaaaatttgctttgcgagCAGCGAGCAGTTTAGAGAGTACAACTTGCGAGCAGTAAGCACTTCTTAGACTTGTTATATTTTCCGCTTGCAGCAATCCATATGGaaatccttttctttaaaataaaacagaaaatattttaaaacgggGTTTTAATTTAGAGCCCACCAAGTTCTTTGAAGCTAGTTTGAGTGACACCTTATCGAGATCCAACCAATTACAGTCGCGTTTGATGCCAAATGACGTCCCATTTTCGCTTCACTTCATCACGCACGTGTTCGTATGGATCAGAAGGTCACAAGAAGAACAACTATATATAACAACAATATATAACCATGCATATATATAGCTAGActagctaatttattatttatcgttgTCATTTATCGCGTGCATTTCCACTGAACTTGATAGCCATATGTATAGGAATTAAGCATTATACGGAATTACATTGTGAGGATTTacaaaatttcgagcaatatTGATAAGAAAGCGAGCTTGCCagcaactgcaaaaatttgccgggagcacgagcaagcgagcactcgtttaaattttgcgagcaaatcgagcaaagataaaatttttcgagcagttaaaaattttaatggaccATTCATCACCCCTTTAATACATTATCGTCAGTCCAAGCGTGCCTCTTGCCCCTTCACCTTTCTATCGCGCATATGGTAAGTTTTTGTTAGGAAAGATGCAAATATCGACCCcaaccatagttaattgagtggaatggttatgaaacccgtcagactcctttgttatatgtttttgtggacctgaaagtgcacaacgttcaaaagaattcctatcattttgattgtattgaccaataaaaacgttgcattaatttattccgtaacaatttgccaacagaaaacaaaggattgtgcactttcagggtgcttccaacataaactgcagcactgttgtttttatcattgatgtttgccacTTTTCATAaacagtctcctctaataactatgccCCAACATATTAATAATAAGACAGTCATGATATGGGCAGCCTTGGAATTGAATAAACCATCAAGCGTGCAGGACGAAACAATTGAATCAGTTTAAGTAGGACTTCATGCTATACATTTCGTATCCAAGGAAGTTAACGGGTTGTAAGGTTAGCGGTTTGCTTCAAAGCACACCTAGGAAAAAGTATATCTAGGAAAGCCACACAAAAAGACTGTCTTTGTTACTGGGGCGTTTTGGGTAAGTAAAAGACGGTCTTTTACACCATGGTTAGGACGATAACATGAACGTACATGTCAGTAATGGTGTCCCCAAATTAGTGAGGGATTCTTTTTTCCCTGGCTAGACggctttgacactttaataaagtttctatctatctattaaTATTTACGGGTTATGAGTCCTGTGCTAAGCGTCAATCATCAACAACTCAGTGATAGGTAGCAGTAAACAACTCTATCACGGTCTGATCGACTGTGATTTACCTTAACAATTCTGAATTGACTCACAATATCATCAAGTGACAGCTTATGGGTCCGCCATTAGTCCCGAGATGGCTCATTGTCCCCTTCGCTCTCCTATCGTGCATAATTTGTAAGTTTTTGTCAGGAAAGATGCAAATGCTGCACATTCATACCGGCCCCACCATAATATTAAGTAGACAACTTGGAGATGGGCAGCCTTGTGATTGGATGAACCATGAAGCGTGATTAAATCAGGTTAAGCATAAATGCTATTTATTCTGTATTCAAGGAAGTAGGTGGGTTAGTAGTAAGACACAAAAAGACTGCTTGTTGCTGGGGCGTTTTGGGTAAGTAAAAGACGGTCCCCTTTATACCATAGTTAGGACGATAACATGTACGCAAATGTCATTAATTTTGGTTTTTACGATCCTATGCTAAGCGTCAATCATGAACAACTCAGGGATAAGTAGAAGTAAACAACTCTATCACGGTCTGTCTGTGATTTACCTTAACAATTTTGGAATTGACTCTGGTTTTTCGTATTTGCATGTTGTTGATGTACagctttttaaagaaatttgatgTTTCCTAGCTTTGTTAACCCGTGTTGGAAATATGTATAAGGTTTTTTTGGTACCTCGTGGTAGAGCCTTGAGAGATGATGGACAACATATACGTATTTATCATTGATATTGTTTGAAAGTACGATCTTGTGCAGGCGTCAGTCATGAATAGGTAGCTGCAAGCAACTCTATCACGGGCTGACTGCATGTGATTAACCTTGACAATTTTGAATTGACTCTGATTTTACCGTATAATTCGCGTTTTGTTAATGTGTAGCTTTCTTAGGAAATTTGATGTTTCCAAGCTCTGTTTATCCTACGGCCGTGCGTATTGCGCATTTGTTCGCTAAGAGTTTAGACTGGTTAAGTTTATTAAGTAAACTGGCATTTCTTAAAATCTAATGCTGATTTCCAAGCTACTAAGAAGAGCATCTGTGAACGTTGTTTCAAGCTTACTGTAAGTATTTCGCTCCGAATTTAATCCTTGATAGCTCGCTTGTGCAGAGTATAGGAAGACATTGAATAAGAATACTTGAGCAAAACCGCCGAGAAAAGACCGAAAAGCGTGAATTGATGCTAcaattctctctctctctttgaGGTTATTATAATCATAAGAAATTGTTGCAACACTTTGTTTGATATGTAATAAGACAGTGAATTATCTTGGGAGTGTTATTTGCACAAGAGCACAAGGGAAGTCGGTTTTTCAAGTTtacagagaaagagagagaataaTACTTAGAAAATAACCGTTGTCTAATCTcttcaagttttcaaaaaaaatctttacttTTGTCGTTTTGCAGAGAACAGCAAAGGAATACCAAAATGTAAAATACTCTTTTAGGCGCcttgttttctcttaaattttattgtttttgtgctATCCTATTACATTGTACATAACCGGAATTATGAAGCCGAGCGTGAAGCGCCAGCGACAAATGTCTCCTCCGGATCCGCGCCTGACTTAATGACTCCTTTATTCAGGATATTTTGGTTCCAGCTTAAGAGGCTCAGTGGTTAATTTCACATCTGTGCCTTCAGATTACTCACATAAAAGGTTATAAATTATTAGACCTTTCTATTTTGGTTGGATTCGCTTTGGTAGATTTGTACCCATGCTGTGAGATCGGCAATCAAATTTGCGTTATCATGCTTAAGGCGTTTGTGAGCGCTGTTTCGCAGAGATAAGGCTAACGAATACTGACTTTTACCATTGATAGCAATTCTAATATGACTGCGGGGGTTTCGTGCCTGTTGAAATATTTGCTGCAGCAACGGTCCCCTCCCCAACCAACTGTCAACCCAACACTAAAGGTTTATTCcactgaattttaaaagcccAGATTCAAAGCACTACTAATCAGTTTTTGGATCTATGTAAATGGAAAAGAATCCGTTTTTAGCTTCAAGTATCGGGATTCTGATTTTTCTAAAGAAACGCCGTGAAATTGAATGGTAAGGAAACAGGAACATTTTGGCTATGATAGTTCTTTTTTATGATTGTTGGAGATTTATCCTTAAGCTTTTTCGTGTCTCGTGGGAGAGCCCTGAGAGATATTTAGTCCAACTATATTCAGATGTTCAACGTCGACAAGATAAATATCTAAGATATCTTATTCAAAGACTGAGCGTATACTAGTATAGACTCACCTATTGCTGACCTACCTGCTTTGAAATGTTTGTCATGTTCTACAATTTTTGTCTCATCAGTTTGACAGAATGTTTAGCTTTTAAGGTCGATGAATGCCTTACTTTTTGATTGGTTGGATGGTTTTCTACACGTTAGGACGTGAACGGCTCGTAAACTTAACATCTAAGTGAAGCGCACTTACGGAAGCGACAAAAAGGCTTGCGTTGTTGCTGTGACGTTTTCACAGTTTCCACACCGTGGAGTAAGTATACAAGacgtttatttaacattatGGTTCTCCATTGATGTCAAAACCTAGGACGCTAGCATTTAAGCACGCTTGTAATATTGGTTGGTAGAACTACCACTACCACAAAACATCGCGAAATGACCCAGTGATAGGTAAAAGTATAAGCAACTCTACCTCCGTCTGACTGCGAGTCACTTTGACTTTTGCATCGTCTTTGATTTTACGTTTTCGCGTGTTGCTTATGTATAACATTCTCAAGAACTTGGATACGCTCTTTTTAGCTGTAAGTACGTGAGCTGATCCTCCAGTACTGAGTTCGCTTATTATTGAAGAGTTAAGTTTcatcaggaaaaaagtatttccAAGTTACTAAGAAGAGTCTCTGTGGACATTTTTGTCACGTTACAGACCCTCTCTGATTATTTTTTCCGAAACATTTTTAATCTATGTCGCAATATCATGCTTCAGTGCTTACCTTGAGGGCTCATTTATATCTTTAAACAACAACGCCGAAAAAAAACGTCACTTGATAAAAACAATTCTTGTTCCCTAATTTTAATAGCATCTAGAAATTGTTGGCTAAATAAAtgtatattaattaattaagtaagACACTGAATTGTGTAGGGTGTTTTATTCGCAGACCAACGGCAGAGAACTAAATTTataaacaaagtaaatttacatgtaaaatgCACTTGCAGACGCATTTTGTGTTGTCACTTAGTAATGATTGTTTTTGCGTTAGCTTAGATACGTAAAGGCCATATCTAGCCAAGCGCGAAGCGCCCAGAGAGACAAAATAATGTCTCCTTATTCACAGTTGATTAGGTAATTCCTTTATGTGAGCTATTTTTGTTCCTCGGCTGTCTAAATGTTGGAtgcttaattttacattttgaaCCTGCAGATTACTCTTTCAAGAGGACcgtttcttttctgttttatgAAGTGGATATGTTCTTATTTTAGTTCGGAATTATGACCTCtttatgaaattaaaaaaactttttatgaTTGATGTCCATTGGCTGTTTTATTTTCCAAGTGGCCAATGCTTAAGTCGTGCGTTGCTATGCTTGAAGGCCACTTATGGCTGAAATTGGCGTTTGAAAACGTTGTTTCGTAAACAAGACCTTATAATAATGGATTCCTAATAGGATGGTAAGGCTTTTCTTCCCTGACGCAAATATTTTGTAGGAAGCATGTCCCCTAATTAATCCTTTGCCCCCAAAACAACAGGGGTTTCAAATCCGAGTTTCCCAATTCATATGCAGTCCATTAAATCCACGCCGAATGGATTCAGAGGATTTCGAAGACGATTTTCCATTTACTTAAATGAAATGAGAGAATTATTTTCTAGATTTAAGTTTGCAGAATCTGATTCTGTCAAAGAAACACCGGCTGAGATTGATCCACTACTGAATGGATTCGTTAGATTCAAAACGTATTGTAGTAAAGAGAAGCATAAATCCATTTTCCAACTGATTTGGATTTTTTTCCTGGAGCCTTTTTTTCTAACGAGAGTTGACTGAAAACTCTCAGCAAAGTAATGCGACTGGGTACATGTGTGTCCCTGGTGCTGACCAAAACGATCGCAGCGTCTAAGTACGAGGTTGGCTGGCACCGTATGTGTTAAGCAAACAAATATGTGCTTACTACGAATGATTATTTTACATTTGCTTACACACTTAAGACTCACTTCCGCTTTCGACtgaaaaagtatatatatatatatcttgccggatttatgaaaaccgtaccatcggactCCTGGAGCCCACACAAATTAAACTGACTGAACTAAAGTAACTATcgccaagaaactcagctcttacccatggttctcttaaggtgactTTCTTCTTGGTTcttgattagcaaaagaaacattcaagtccatcaaaaagacaccCTGGACTTGgccatacactctagctgcttgAAGGCTCTAAATGACGGAGGATGCTTGAGACTTaaccaagttctaagcagagaattcaaggttaaatcaccccgCTGacttcttcccccccccccctttcctcCAGCCTAGCACGAGCTTAAagggaatgctttcattggccaatgggcctcaaacattacaagaatttgacatgacaaactaaaggcagacatgaccagtgcactgactctcccaaAGCAAGACTAACGGAAATACcacgcttttgcagcaccctctCCCCgctagggattgacatggaggaccctttccaacccatggcgacttagctcagggactgagcttgacaatgagaccaaccaggacagcaagccaGCAATCCCCCTATATTTTTTCTTACCGCGGTGACCAGAAACCAGGCTATCGCCAGGTTCCTGTGCGAATCTTCTGGTCCGctttgaggtatgttttcaaaaattctgcataccagatgatagccccaTGACTGTTTAagaacatgacacttagtttgccggaagcccccctcaaaaaatattagctgggccaacgggggcaacagcctgtccctacgggacgggctgttgcccccctcgtgcaaattttctggaatttgcactgatttctgtcacttccaggaagttttttggagcccatggttaagaggtgagggtggttagtcctgaagagcgagattgttatttttacactaaaagtatcagggctttaagcaaattaagttttgaaagattgcctgcattgtgctggacttgacttaagatttcaggcaacccggttttcaaaactccaggtagatatatatatatatatatatagtttgTACAAAGGAGAATGGACTACATATGTTGATttgaatcctttattgacccGACGCGTTTCGGCCTACGCCTTCTTCAGGGGTCTAAACTGCGTTCGGTATTACAGTTAATTATATTACGTGTTAAAGGTAATTTCATCCGTAAATTGCTTAATTGTATAGCATAATTGTGTATGTACATCAGTTACGAATTGCGGTATTTAGCGACCCTTACAACGtatgttaaaaacattttgtgtaCCCAGAACTTTGTAAAGATCACTGCAACTATATTGAATGGTTAGCCAATTCGTTTGTTAAGTCCATTTGGCTGCATGGaattcagtttcttttgccAGAATATCTCCCAGTGTCTCAGGAGATCTTTTTTCTGTTCATTGCTTATATCATCTTTCCTGATCTGTTCTATTATTGTAATGATCACGTTATTGTCGAAGTTGTGTGTTCGTTTATTATGTAGAAAGTGTTCCGTAAGTTCACAACTGCTGATTCCCTTTTTGATATGATTTCTGTGGTTGTTTAAGCGAAGATTGAACGGGGTTTCGCTCTTGCCTATGTACTGTAGATTGCAGATGTTACACTCAATAATGTAAATAACCCATGATGACTGGCAGTTAAcagagtgaaatattttgaaggtcTTATTGTTGTTACTGCTGGTAAACGTGGTGGTTTTGTTGATTCCTTTGCACCAGCTGCACTTTGGTTTTCCGCATGCTTCGCAGCCTCTTGGTACAGGAATGTTGTTAACTGTCTTGAATTTAGTACTCACGAGTCTGTCCCGGAGACTTATTGGCCGCCTATAAGCCACTAAGGGTGGTTTGTTGAATATGTGGGCCAGTCTTTCTTTAGATTGGAGGAAGTTCCAGTTTCTTCTTGCAATCTCTGCAATAAAAGTGGTATGTGGGTTGAATGTAGTGACCAGGGGGATACGATCGGTAGATTCTCTTTCTCTGGTCTGTAGACATTCTTCTTGTGTCATTGTAACGACTTTTTCCATTTCTCGTAAAACCTTGGTCCGTTGGTAGCCACATGCTACAAAGAAATCAGCGTATTCGGCTATCCGTTTCTTCAGTGTATCAGTGGAAGAACATATTCTTCTCAATCTCAATGCTTGGCTGTACGGGATACTTTGTTTGAGGTGTGGTGGATGTGCTGAAGTCCAGTGTAGGTATGGGTGTGTGTCTGTAGGTTTCTGATAGACGTCGGTGCTGATGTTGCCTTGTCTATCC
This window encodes:
- the LOC140932600 gene encoding uncharacterized protein; this translates as MGTRVAPNFANVYMGRFEENFVYKTKWSNYVIIWVRFIDDIFLIWKGDIDSLTEFIDHLNNAAPSIKFTHEISTNSVNFLDTTVLKDRQGNISTDVYQKPTDTHPYLHWTSAHPPHLKQSIPYSQALRLRRICSSTDTLKKRIAEYADFFVACGYQRTKVLREMEKVVTMTQEECLQTRERESTDRIPLVTTFNPHTTFIAEIARRNWNFLQSKERLAHIFNKPPLVAYRRPISLRDRLVSTKFKTVNNIPVPRGCEACGKPKCSWCKGINKTTTFTSSNNNKTFKIFHSVNCQSSWVIYIIECNICNLQYIGKSETPFNLRLNNHRNHIKKGISSCELTEHFLHNKRTHNFDNNVIITIIEQIRKDDISNEQKKDLLRHWEIFWQKKLNSMQPNGLNKRIG